From a single Pararge aegeria chromosome 16, ilParAegt1.1, whole genome shotgun sequence genomic region:
- the LOC120630383 gene encoding multiple C2 and transmembrane domain-containing protein-like → MDTKALHPIYQKQFAKLHEKIQNKYDEMQKKLEKSRSIDALTTLNGDYDYKQKKYDSVCDLSKVVKDLYTSEIGTKGNLQAIAFQDNHKEVTFQEIIFKESFVTETDSLLSISDKFDSENEVDSPINNNHSNHFFGSNDFKTSLESLNDTKESDGSSEPITPINKSLRSKIKSKLKKRQKEKELKEKEKQNKKESRDKVEKYILSNTTKYNIVKTSKKNKVATVTMALIEVTGLDENVDEKTRVLLFRFRLGAEKRKSKIVKSDSTPVKFQELFNFNLLDDEYLLEITLWDKELLIGRSLLDLSQFEKEKTHKMQIHLEGEIKEIEVLIVLTISGTTMLNTVFNDSEYEKKKREYLLQHKYTWYRLCDDFSNVGFLQVIVYGAKGLSGQDCFCILKLDHQRVQTQTDYKTNDPSWMKIFSFTVTDITSILEVIIVDEKKCEEVGRISKPLLKIQPGKKWYALKDSLLKERARGQNPRILIEFNVAWNLFKGAIRVLNPKEPNYLETDEKLDRHIFAKNLTRAKAVTTWIINTFKIYKTCFEWESMKLNVVSLIIWLAFCFYAEMWMMPLLLLIPFFWYKPEEYTILDWKTKLMHEIGSDSSADSKTEKEEKNPSLLQKINSLQEIIQSIQNIIGKVASTGESIKNLFNFTVPFVSCLAIFLIIVIAFVMYLIPFNYICMMWAVNKFVKKIFRPNRIRNNEMMDLLSRVPDDETLIECEDLPLGHISDDNEN, encoded by the exons ATGGATACAAAAGCATTACACCCTATTTATCAAAAACAATTCGCTAAACTAcatgaaaaaattcaaaacaaatatGATGAAATGCAAAAGAAACTTGAGAAATCCAGATCAATCGATGCCCTAACAACCTTAAACGGTGATTATGAttacaaacagaaaaaatatgACAGTGTGTGTGATTTAAGTAAGGTGGTTAAGGATTTATATACTAGTGAAATTGGAACAAAAGGTAATCTTCAAGCTATTGCATTTCAAGATAATCACAAAGAAGTTACATTccaagaaattatttttaaggaaTCGTTTGTTACTGAGACTGACTCATTACTAAGTATTAGTGATAAATTCGATAGCGAGAATGAAGTTGACAGTCCAATTAACAATAATCATAGCAATCATTTCTTCGGAAGTAATGATTTTAAAACCAGTCTTGAATC CTTGAACGATACCAAAGAGAGTGACGGCTCATCAGAGCCTATCAcaccaataaataaatcattaaggagtaaaataaagtctaaattaaaaaaaagacaaaaagaaaaggaactcaaagaaaaagaaaaacaaaacaaaaaagaatcccGTGATAAAGTTGAAAAA tATATTTTATCTAATACCACcaaatacaatattgtcaaaacaagcaaaaaaaacaaGGTTGCAACAGTTACTATGGCTTTAATTGAAGTCACAGGATTAGATGAGAACGTCGATGAAAAAACGCGTGTCTTGTTATTTAGATTTAG gTTAGGTGCCGAAAAGCGCAAGTCGAAGATCGTTAAGTCGGATTCTACACCAGTTAAATTtcaagaattatttaattttaacttacttgacgatgaatatttattagaaataacGTTATGGGATAAAGAATTACTCATCGGCAG aaGTTTATTGGACTTGTCCcaatttgaaaaagaaaaaacacataaaatgcAAATACACTTAGAAGgagaaattaaagaaattgaagTATTGATTGTCCTAACTATAAGTGGAACAACCATGTTAAATACTGTTTTTAATGACAGCgaatatgaaaaaaagaaaagggaATATTTGCTACAGCACAaatat acTTGGTACCGACTGTGTGATGACTTTTCAAATGTAGGCTTTCTTCAAGTTATAGTTTATGGAGCAAAGGGTCTATCCGGACAAGATTGTTTCTGTATTCTTAAGCTCGACCACCAGAGGGTGCAGACGCAAACAGATTACAAAACTAACGATCCCAGTTGGATGAAGATATTCtcatt TACAGTTACAGACATTACCTCTATTTTGGAAGTGATAATtgttgatgaaaaaaaatgtgaagaAGTGGGAAGAATTTCTAAACCACTACTAAAAATACAACCCGGTAAAAAATGGTATGCTCTAAAAGACAGCCTTCTTAAAGAAAGAGCGAGAGGTCAAAATCCAAGGATTTTGATAGAGTTTAATGTGGCTTGGAATCTT TTTAAAGGTGCGATTCGAGTACTTAATCCTAAAGAACCGAATTATTTAGAAACTGATGAAAAATTAGACAGACATATTTTTGCAAAGAACCTAACAAGAGCCAAAGCTGTTACAACATGGATTATAAAcactttcaaaatttataa AACCTGCTTTGAATGGGAATCAATGAAATTGAATGTAGTGTCCCTGATCATATGGCTCGCGTTCTGTTTCTACGCAGAAATGTGGATGATGCCCCTGTTATTACTGATACCATTTTTTTGGTACAAACCAGAGGAATACACTATATTGGATT GGAAAACAAAACTCATGCATGAAATCGGCTCAGACAGTAGTGCAGATTCTAAAACTGAAAAG GAAGAAAAAAACCCATctttactacaaaaaataaatagcctTCAGGAAATAATTCAATCAATCCAAAACATAATTGGAAAAGTTGCAAGTACAGGTGAAAGTATCAAAAA TTTGTTCAACTTTACAGTTCCCTTCGTCAGTTGTTTGgctatatttttaatcatagtTATTGCTTTTGTCATGTACTTGATACCATTTAACTACATTTGCATGATGTGGG CTGtcaataaatttgtaaaaaaaatatttcgtccAAACAGAATACGTAACAATGAAATGATGGATTTGCTCTCGAGAGTCCCCGATGACGAGACTTTG ATCGAATGCGAAGATTTACCTCTTGGTCATATATCGGACGATAATGAAAATTAA